The following DNA comes from Maylandia zebra isolate NMK-2024a linkage group LG6, Mzebra_GT3a, whole genome shotgun sequence.
tttataaataataccAACAATTACAAATGCAGACCTTTAATAGTAATAagtaatcctttatttataatgcatagcaatataaaaatagtaacatatgaaaatattacaatGGGCACAGATGAATTTGTATCAAAAACAGCAACCAAGCCAAAGTAATGAATAACACACATAAATAACAACTGCTTGAGAGAGCAAACAATTTCTTTTCAACTGTTCCTTGGCAGAAAGTTAAGACAGCTATTCAGCTTTAGGTTTCAATAAACAGAAGTAATGGATGCAGTCCCTTTGAAATGTCACACAAAAGTCTACTTGTGCATATACTTAGCTttaactcttctcttttttgttttgtattccaaaaggttttcattttctccagagGATGTCTCTCTTTCAGTGGTTATCGACTGTTCACATTCATTTTCACAGACTGTTGGAATGTCGATGCTGGCCGAACGTTTCTTGCTAGAATACAATGGCCTAATTTTGCGTGCATTATCTGTCGTCTTTATTTCGTACTGGCATATACTTTTGcctacttgttttgtttttaagacattTGTATGCAGTTCATCTATTATTGCAGTAATACCCTCTGGAATGAATGCCCACTGTTTAACTGTGTCTAAAACAGCGTTTAGTTTTCCAACCGCatcttctgtgcattttttgtcTGTGCTTTCAACTACAGGAGTGTCATTCAAAGTTGATAGAGGACTTTTCAGagagtttttcatttgtttaaaatggcTACAAGCAAGCACATGTGTTATAGTGAGAGAACGTACAACAAGTGCACTGAAGTGTTTCAGCCGATgcaaaaaaacacagatttccaAACAAACTTggcatttttatcactttcaagtCCTCACAGTGTACAAAGTAATGCCTTTCTTTCACTGCAATTCTTGCCAAGGTAGAAATGTCTGTTTCCATGTTTGGATAGATGTCATTGTCAACCTCTGCTAATTTTGCAAGTAACACTAGATGCTTGCAAAGAAGTCCTCGTAAGCCATATGTACAGTTGCAGTAGGACTCAACAGGGCAGACTTCATACACTATGTCTTCTCTTGACTCAGATGGGACTTGATATGCATTAACTCCATGGCTGTTCTTGACTGTAATTTTAAGAGCCCAACCACTTTCCATCAGTCTTGAAGCAGAGTCTGAAACTTGAGACAAGGTGTCAGCAAACCTGTTTTTCATGCGGCCCACATCTTGCAGGGTTTTTATGACTGAGAAGTAGTCGTCGGCCTTCCCTAGGAGCACTTCAATCAGATCATCCAGACGCCTATTCTTGTACCCAGATAAAAACTGGTATTTCAGGCGgtggaaaaatctgaaaaacagtTATTTGAAATGATTAGTAACTGTAATTGAAggaatttaaagttttaatcaagactgtattatttttttaaaaattggaaTACCTATTGCACACGTCTTTTATAAAGGAATGCTCTGTGCCGGTTTAGCTGATTTAGGCAAATCCacctactctgttttttgttgtgatAACATAAAAAACGCTGCTAGAATTTAAAGGATTTGCCTAAAACCTGTTCTGGCAATGACATGAAGAACCTACTCAGTTTAGCCTCTTGGATTAAAGCATAATATCTTTTTTTCAGCAATACAATCGAATGAGGtcaaaataataaatcataCCTTTCAATCACATTGTTTGTTTCAGAACGAGCGTGACTGAAGCGACGGCCGTAGTCACACCACATGTGGCCAATGCCTTCCCAGTGCTTCTGAAAATACTGGCACACCAAAGGGTATTGCTTAAATGTCTGGCAGAACTCTGCTGATGTGGCTTTAAAGTTGTCCTCCTAAGAGAATTGGATGCAACAGAATATATTTCAATCCATTTAACAGACCTATTGAAATCTTTAATATTATGTATTGAAGCCCTTTTCCTTTTATTGAATAACATTAAGAATTTTAAGTTATTAATAATAGGTCGTGTTTTTGTATTAAGAAGCAATTATTTCTTCCCTTACAATGGCTAAGAAGGAACACTAAACCTATAAGCATATTTGGTTTCAGCATCTGTCTGTGAAAGAATCCCACTCACAAGTTCTACTGCACAGTGGGTGACACAATGATGGTCTGCACAGCTTAAGTACTTGTTTTGATAAGCAAGATAAGAAGCCAGTTTTAGAAATTGTTTCAAAAATCTATTTTGTATCTCTCTGTAACTTTTTTTAGCAACTGAAAGTTATTATGCTCTTAGTGTAATCAAGAAATCAAAATGTGAAATAGACAA
Coding sequences within:
- the LOC106675086 gene encoding uncharacterized protein LOC106675086 isoform X2 produces the protein MVDKDFAEINALQKVFPESAILLCWYHVLQAVNRWLSKSESRVHGLSNTQKRNEIISFFCKLKACTSEDNFKATSAEFCQTFKQYPLVCQYFQKHWEGIGHMWCDYGRRFSHARSETNNVIERFFHRLKYQFLSGYKNRRLDDLIEVLLGKADDYFSVIKTLQDVGRMKNRFADTLSQVSDSASRLMESGWALKITVKNSHGVNAYQVPSESREDIVYEVCPVESYCNCTYGLRGLLCKHLVLLAKLAEVDNDIYPNMETDISTLARIAVKERHYFVHCEDLKVIKMPSLFGNLCFFASAETLQCTCCTFSHYNTCACL